The genomic interval GGCGAAAGCAACGTTCCCGCTTCTCAAAGCACTCGATTGTATCCGCTATATCGGTAATGCAGAGGGACGCGATATCCCCAAAGGCAATGTAGATGTTGTCGTTTGTGATGGATTTGTCGGTAATGTTGTGTTAAAATTCGGTGAGGGTCTTGTAAGCAGTCTGAAAACGATGCTGAAAGAGCATATCAAGAAAAGCAGTATTTGGGTAAAACTGGCGGCTGCTGTTATGCTTCCTGCACTGAAAAAGCTTGGTAAGAAGATGGATCATAATGAATACGGCGGTGCACCGCTTCTCGGTATCAACGGCTGTTTCATTATTTGTCATGGAAGCTCGAAAGCGAAGGCGATCAAAAATGCGATTCGCGTTGCGGCAGAATACAAAAAAAGTCGTGTTGTAGAGCATATTAAGAATCATATTGTTCAGGAGGATAACAGTACAAATGAATAATAAATCGGTAGGTATTATCGGTATTGGCTCGTATGTGCCGGAAAAAGTTGTAACGAATTTTGATTTGGAGAAAATTGTTGATACGTCGGATACGTGGATCTACGAACGTACCGGCATTCGTCAAAGACACGTATGTGCAGAAGATCAGGCAACATCCGATCTCGGCCTTGAAGCAGCAAAAAGAGCACTTGCGGATGCGAAGGTATCTCCTGAAGAGTTGGATCTTATTATTTTGGCAACGGTCAGCCCGGATACGATGTTCCCTGCGGTTGCTTGTCGTGTACAGGATGCACTCGGTGCGAAAAATGCAGCGGCATTCGACTTGTCGGCGGCATGTTCCGGTTTCGCATATGCGATGACGGTCGGTACTCAGTTTATCAAAACGGGTATGTATAAAAAGGTTCTTATCGTTGCGGCGGAAGCACTCTCTAAGATCACGAACTGGCAGGATAGAAATACGTGCGTTTTGTTCGGTGATGGTGCAGGTGCTGTAATTTTAGGTGAAGTAGAAGCAGGATATGGCATCATTGAAGTTGAATTAGGTTCAGAAGGGGCAGGTGCAAATCTGCTTCATATGCCGGCAGGCGGCAGTCGCCAACCGGCAACGCCGGAAACGGTTGCAGAAAAATTGCATTCGATCCACATGAACGGTAACGAGGTATTCAAGTTCGCCGTTAAGACGATGGGTGAGTCGGCTGTTCGTTCGATCGAAAAGGCGGGACTTACGACGGAAGATATTTCTCTTCTTGTTCCGCATCAGGCAAATATGCGTATTATCAAATCGGCAGCCAAACGTTTGGGCTTCCCGATGGAC from Selenomonadales bacterium carries:
- a CDS encoding ketoacyl-ACP synthase III, which codes for MNNKSVGIIGIGSYVPEKVVTNFDLEKIVDTSDTWIYERTGIRQRHVCAEDQATSDLGLEAAKRALADAKVSPEELDLIILATVSPDTMFPAVACRVQDALGAKNAAAFDLSAACSGFAYAMTVGTQFIKTGMYKKVLIVAAEALSKITNWQDRNTCVLFGDGAGAVILGEVEAGYGIIEVELGSEGAGANLLHMPAGGSRQPATPETVAEKLHSIHMNGNEVFKFAVKTMGESAVRSIEKAGLTTEDISLLVPHQANMRIIKSAAKRLGFPMD